The sequence GCTCAGGGAAAAGTGACAGAGGTAAACATGGAGATAATGTGGAAATGTAAAAACTATGAGTTAAGCTGTATGAAGTATAAACTGGCTGTGAGGCAAAAAAAAGAGCCTCCAAGGAGAATcgtgtctttttttctgctttgactgTCTGTGCAGATACTATGAACGTGTTCTAGTCTATGCATTTTAGTAAATATAGCTTATCCCTTAGATTGAAATGGAGTGTGgattgttttgttggttttttttttttttgtccccccccccccagagtCATATAGTTAGTGATTTAGATCTGTCTGGTAATAAGTCTCTAAAATACATACTCTTTCTTCTCAGGctgaaaatgtctttatgaTAGCTCGAGGGATAGTACGAGAGGCTCGTGAAAATGTAGAAGCCCAACAGATTAAACTGAAGGATATTCGAGACCGCTTAGACAGGGTCTCTCGGGATGACACCCAGTATTTAGAACTGGCTACTCTGGAACACAGGTTGCTGCAGGTAATTTGTTGGTACTTGAGCACTGGCAAATACGATGAAAATTTGTGTGCTTTGCTTCCATCGCTAGTGACTGTTTTTGCAGATGCAGTTCAGTTCTGAAGTACAGTGAGTCAATTTCTGATGATACTTGTTTTAGTTAATTATTATAGATTATTTGATCTGCTGTGCAAGCTGTATATGTTAATGCTGAAATAGAGCATCAAATTTGGAGAAGAAAGCTGAAGATAACAAGCATAGAAAATGAATTGAGTGGTGACCTATACATGAGTAGTCAACAAAAAGCTGGGATTCAGTGAATTAAACTTCCATGTGGTGAGAGAAGCTTCTTTCTGGTTGTTAGTCAATTAAAACTCTCTGAGCTGCTTTCTGTGTGGCTGTGACAGCCAGGCAATTCAGTAAAGCTTTTGtcagagagcagcaagagcGAGGCTGCTCCGTGAGGGAGGGCAAGCAAGAAGTTGAGGTTGAccgcagcacaggcagggcagtaTGCTCACCAACAGGACACAGTCCTACAGCACCTCAGCTGGATGAGCCAAGTAGGGCTGGAGACAGGAACCTGTTTATTAACAGTCCATCAATCGGAGATAAAGACAAGGTAGCAGACAAAGTCAATCCAGGAAATCCAGATGAAGCTGCAGGAATAGCAAGGAACAGGCCTGGAAGCAGGTACACCTATGGCAAAGCTCAGGCAAGGAGTGGGTACCAATGCCTGAGCTTAAACTGAGCTCCTCGGTCAGTGGGTAGAACATCAGGAAAGAACTAGAGAGCTGTAGTTGTCTAAATAAGGGATCAGGTCTGTGTGGTTGAGACTTAAAGAAGAATAGAGCTCTGCATGACTATGAAGAAAGGTAGAACTCAAGTCGCTGCTGTCCGTAAGGTGGTGGTGCCATCTTACAAAAGAAATCCACACTTGGAAGAATGAGAATAGTTCTGGGAGAtgcagggagaaagggaagaggttTGTCTGTGAGCAGGGTAGGAAAGAGAATGCAGAGGAATAAGAAGTGTGTATGTTCATGAGATGAACCTATCCGAGACATCGTTTCCAGTCCTATTGTTGGTTTCCACTTAAGGGGTTTAGAACTGAAAGGGAGAAGTGTGGTAAAAGTAGCGTTTGGAGAAGTAAGCAGGGCTGAAAAAGTGTACAGTATGGGGAGAGAAAGACCTTGCCCACTCATACCCCTTTTCTGTAAGCAGCATGTGACAGGTTCTTGTGCAGAGGATCTTCAGCTGTAATTCCTGGTGaccttttccatttctcagcTTTGACTTAAAATGATGTCTCATTGACTTAAGTAGGATTAATAAAGAAAATCccacattaaaaggaaaatttctgagACTAATGGatgttttaatttccattcCTTCATCTGcatgggggtttggggtttggggggggggggggggggcgggtagTGTAGACTTTATAGCCTCATTTTATACCCTCTCCTTCAAATCAGTGTATTTCTTGCAGGAAGAGAAGAGGTACCGAGCAGCgtatttaaatgcagaagaatctgagagagaaaaattctctctcttctctgcagctgtaAGGGAAAGCCATGAGAAAGAGCGAACaagagctgaaaaaacaaagaactggTCTATTATTGGTTCTGTACTGGGAGCCATTATAGGTGTTCTTGGTTCCACCTATGTTAATCGAGTAAGGCTGCAAGAATTGAAAGTCTTGGTGCTTGAAGCACAGAAGGGCCCCATAAATTTGCAAGAAGCCATCAAAGAACAGGCCTCCAGCCATTATTTACAGCAGAAGGATCTCAGCGACGTCATAGCAGACCTGAAAAATGTGCTGCAAACAAGGACAtcacaggaaataaaagaaggCGCTTTGTTAACTAGAGAAGACAGGAATGACTCCATAAAAATAGATTCTCTTCTAATTCCTTTAAACGAACAGCTAAACTACATTAAACAAGTCAGTTCATGTCTAGGGAATTTACAACAGCAGTTTAACCGCTTGCAGGAAAGTATAGCACAAATGATTTCTGAGATGCAGAGTGTTAAACTTGCAGTCCATTCTAGACCTACAGAAAGAGTGATGCCACGGTCTTCAGTGGAGGGTAAGGGCCAGGCTTCTGCCGTGAGAGATGTGATTTTAGAATTGTGTGATACCGAGAGGAGACTGGAAACACAAATCAAGAGAAATTCTATTTACAGCACTGCGGTGACATGCGCTATGTTTGCTATTACTCTGCCAGTACTCTATATTATACTTAAAGGGAACTGATCTCTAATTAATTGCCACAATTTACTTGATTAATAAAAGTTATCTTGCACTCTAAATACTTAGAGTACAGGTCCAAATAAAGTTGCATTAGTGTTTCTCGTTATGCTTTCTCCTGTATGTTTGGAAAACTTGTAAAGACTTAGTCCATGTACTGCTGCAGGCTCCATGTTAACAGTCTTTGTCATGCATTGTGGTTTTTAACTCCTCAAGTAAAGGAAATTCCATAGTTTCATCTGTTGATTTCATTCACTGGTTCACTCTTTTACTGTCTAGTCTTCTATATCATGCCAGTCAGTGACTTTCACTCTGGAACTGTATTTGTGATTTTCTGTTCAAATGATTCTTTTAATCTATCATTGATCTAAATGCTGCATGTGTAATCCTTTATACTTTTTCTCCCAATTTCTTGACAGTTTTGCAATTTGTCCATACACAAAACATTAGGAGTTATTTTACCAAACAGGTAGAAATATTTGCCCtgaaattttgggtttttttttttcttttttttttttttttagattctAGATGCAGTGACTTGCAGTATGACAAACAGCAGGGCCATGTAAATAAGGAGGATTGAAGTTACCATGATACAATGTGGCTGTACAGCCTGatgatgcatttaaaatacatttaagttACATGTGGTAACTTTTTCCTAGGACGGTTTATCATGAAGTATCCAAAAGCATTTCTGGAGCTTTAGCTATTTGTTACTGATAGCTCCATGTCCTTAAAGGCTTACAGGCAGGGAAAAAGGGTTCAGATACAGAGATGTATTAAGTACGATGATGTTTCTTCTGCGGATGCAAGCCAATTATCCTTTCTCTACAGACTCCTTAACCCATCATTCCCTAggtattttgtgatttttactAATCATCTATGGAGCAATCACTTTCTTATCCTTACTAGTATCTCATTGgcactttctcctttttttttttttttccaattttgttGTGTCTGGAAATTGAAATGCTACTCTACAGCAGGTGCTTTTAAGCTGGTACATTAATGGTAACAGTGTTACGCAAACTACTCCAAaataatatttggaaaaaagtgaaaggtCCAGCTGCCTGTTTTTCCTGGAAGGATGAAGAATGACTGATTGAGGAAAAATGCTTGTCTAAACAGCTAAACATCAGTATCTGTGTGTGGCCTAACACAGAGTTGTTGGTATCGCTGTGATAAGAAATAGTTTTCTCCCTGTGATGGTAGCAGATAAGCAAATCAGATGCAGAACTCCTGCTCTGTGAGCTCTTCCATGAAACCTTTGCAGACAAAGGAGTGACAAGCTCATGCTTACACACGTGCCTTTGTGTAAGCATTTAAGAATGACTAAGTTCTGTTTAGTATACACTCTGctatgttgggtttttttctatcagCTCTTTCTAGTTTCTTCTGCCCAGTAATTCTATTAAGAGAGTCTGAGGTTTTGATTATAAGCTCCTAAGACTTTAAGATCTTTGGGACAGGGTCATTTGCTCTATGAAGCACCAACTTCATTTGGTATCATTAGGTGCTATTGTAACATGACTGAATAAATAAACAATATTAGGAAAGATCTGTGATGATTCACTACTTTTAAGGGAGATGAAGTGTGCAAGAAGGTGGTTTTGGGAAAGACCACTGCTGATTTATATATTGTTTAGAGTGTAAAGTGAATAACAAGCATTTGTCAGGGAAGCTGTTTGATCTGATGGCTTGAGGACTGGGATAAAAATTCCCATACACTTAGCTGTGTCAAGAAGTATACATACAGATCAATACAATTTTTCAAAtctgtaatatttcattttctcatttcataaatatttttacaggtTATACTTCTTGCAGGAGCTTGATGAAGATTAAAGACAAGTGTGTAATTAAAGGGGAAGGGGTAGTACAATGGTTCTATTTATAATTTGCCGGCACTAGTCACTGAGAattttgttctggtttgttttttttttttttttccttcagtttaaCTACATAGAGTTAGGCCCCCTTATTATTTAAGTGGCTGAATTTTAGATACTCGGCATCACTGAAAAGCATGGATTATATATACATGAGCATGGTTTTAAAATGGTGCATGTTAGGCAGCTAAACTTGAAAGTTGAGGCAACACTCACTGAATTGTACTTGGTGGTGTCAAAAATTAGCAGAGGTCCAGGCTAAACTTGTATACAAtaaataacagaataaaaaaacaagggttgtttatttttctaaagagaTCTGCTTTCTACCCATTTAAAAAAGGTATGATAGTAGGTAGCTTTAACATTACCTAGAGTTACGGGAAGAAAAACTCAGTCAATGAGAACAGTAGCAAATAAATCTGTGATAAACGAGAGTTTGAAACACACAGCCTGAAACTTGAGAAGAGCTGGATGGTGTGATACGTATCAAGATGAGAATAGCTGGATCTTATCCTTTGTAGGGAGTTTTGAAGATTCAGGAACAGATTCTGTGTGCAGCATTGTACAGCTGGCAGAACTCGCAAGTGATTACTGTGGTTCTctcatttctgctcttccttgcTAAATCCTTGTATCTGAAGTGACAGCAGAATAATTTCAGTTAGACACAGttaattacatgtttttttccctatataATAATTAGGAGGGCAGCTTTGTCTATTCCCTCAATCCTGGATTAATCATCACTCCATTGTGGCAATGATCTAAACGTGTAGTTTGGTGCTGTGCCGTATGTGTATCCCAAAGCCAGAAGATGTGGCTGCAAGAGTAACAGTTGTACCTTCAGCTAGCTGAAGGCAATATCCAGGAAGATGTTTAACATAGACTATACGTGTAATCTGTTCAGTGCTTTACGCTAAGTCTTTGTCATGGTAACGCAGGCAGCAAATACACAAGTTTGAACAAAACCTGCACAGCTGTACAGAGGTGTTTATTTTAGAGCTCACATTAGTTCAGGTATATCTGAGGTACCGACACTGATTTACACAATGCATATTGACATCTCGGTGCACATTTCCTGATGATTCAGCCATGGCTAAAAGAATAGTTTGTCGcctgtgctcctctgggctattttagggtttttttggggtttgggtttttttgggggtttttttgggtttttttttgttttttttaagtgttctgTTGCATACCTATGGATTATTAACAATGTTTATAATAGATAGCTGAGTTTCACTTTTGGAATGATGTCTCTCAGCTGAAGCTTTCCTCAAGGAGAAAATTCTGCTTGCTAAGGCCTTTTGATACCTAAATCCTTGCTCTTTCTGTGAGCAGAGTCCTCTCTGGGCAGGATGGCTcagccagccctgtcccccAAACGCTCATCAGCCAGGAGGGATGGTGGTTGCAATAGTTTGTACAGGTCTAGTGAGGCCAGGGACTGACCTAGGCATCGTGTATAGGTCAGAGAAAGCCAGAGCTGATTCAAGTTAATTCCACTGTCAGTCAAGACACAGAAGGTAAGTTAAAGTGGGAACCTAGTAAGAGCAACAGGAAGCCCTTTGACAGACGTTAACTATAGAAAAATGGGTGGCAGTGGCCTGAGCTTGGCCCATGCTAAGCTATTTTGAGTTCTTACTGCTCCGTGAGAAACCACTAGTAACTCAAAAGCAAACAGCCTCGTGGCTATGGAAATAACTTTTCATGAGGTCACTGCAGACTTCTAACAGTAGGAGCATTCTGAAGAGAAAAGTTGCTATTCCTTCCATTCATGAAGGGAATAGCAAATGTTGCTTATGAATACAGGACAAAAGCAATTGTATGTGGTGTCACAATCAggatatatgtatgtatttattaacACTTGAGTTTTGAGTGTTCCAACATTCTAAGAACCTGGTTGGAAGTTTCAGGTGCCCCTGTTGATTTCATTGTAACTGTCTGTTTGGAAAAGACagtttctttcacagaaaaccTTCTAAAACCAAACACTTCCCTGTTCATGGAGCTGAGGAGTGGCAGAGATGTCCTATTTACTTCAGAAACAGGATTGAGATTTGCAGTAGGAGTGAGGTTCGTGAGCTAGGGAAAGGGAGACAATGCTGGGTTTGTCTATAATATATTTAGAACTGTCTTTTATTGCCAGATTTTTGTTAGCAAGTTATATTGCTGACCTTCCTCATAAAACACAGAGAAGTGTGATTTCTGGTGTTTGGCAATGGTGGATAATCTAAGAAGGTGTGGgttaaatacagcaaaaaaacaGCTGGGtgacagtttttatttttaaggagaatTAAGCCTTCAGGTAATTATGGTTGCGGCAAGGTTTTGGAGTTTCCATCATGGGAagtttttaagaacagtttagatAAATATCACTAGGTTTGATACAGATATAGACAGATCCTGTCCTGGGACAGGATGGATTTAGTCAAGAtctttcaaacatttctgttctaagaactgccttttttttttttttttaaattaaagtggGAGAGTCGATGGGCAATTTGATGTCCTAGTCATCCTAGTGCAGGTTGTCCTATACTGCAAGTTGTAGCAGAATGAGAAAGTGGTGTGCTGAGAAAATAATagctcattaaaaaattaaaaaatagtttacTATGGGCCACATGGTGTTAAGTACCAGCAGAGAGGGAGAGTGCATGTATGCACAGCTGCAATAAAGTATGCCCTAAGAGTATCACCctagtaattatttttcagaatcaAATTTATGAGGTGACTTCTCAACCAATTTTGAAATACTATGCAAGGAGGttttttaaaggctgtttttaatagaattttgCACACTTCTGTTGTAAGCCTTTAAATGGCTGCAGCCTACACTGGCCTTTCTGGGAGTTTGCCTGAAGCAAGCTGGCCATTAAAGATTGTTGTAGTTAAGTACTGGCATATCATATGCTCTCAGGAACTTCCCTGTGCTTCAgaacttgttttttaaaaaccccaacacatCATCTATGTTGATTCAATAAGCTGATCACCCAACCCTCTGTATTAGTTTGGTGCATGTAATCTACTTCATCAAGTACATCTAATTCTTGCTCTTCGTGGAGGTGATTGTGACAATCTGTGCAGCTGGAGCCCTCCCCTGTGATGCTGGAAAACTTGTTCATGGTGACATTACACGTCATATGTAAATGCTTAGGCCACAGAGCTCCAAGATAAAGGGATCGTCGCAAGCACCCCAAGCTTGTTTTGCTGCgttctgcagagagaaaagtaAACCTGTGCCAATCGGTGCGCGCTAAGGGAGTCTCTTACTCTGCTCCCGCGGGTTCGGGGATGCTGGGCAGCGTTCAGGCCGCGCGGTCTGGGAGGCGTGTTCAAAAGCAGATCTTTAAACATCCACAGACTGCTGCTAGCAAACCTGTAGGTGCCTAAATGAGGGTAATGAAGACCTTGAAGCTGTTTCTAAATGCTCTGGCAAACTGAAAACTTGAAAGGAACAGAGTCAGATTTAAAGTAGGGCAGCTGTAGTCAACCTTCTGTTGGTCCCTGAATTACTGCTCTAAATGCAGTTCATTCCCAGAAGCTGTAGACAGTATTCAGATATCCCTTGTGACTTTCTTAGCCCATCTCATCGCCTGcttggaggggaggaagagtaagaagaaaatcaaaaggAGCGTAAGCAGCTGCTAGCCTTGTGATTATCATAATAGTTACGTAAGAAACTTAGCTAACCTGCTTAGAACCAGGCATGAACAAGGGCTTTTATAAAAGAGGATCCTTTGTggatttaaatatattttaaaaagcttctgagcaaatggaaataaaaaactgtttaaatttGTTCCTTAACGTGTTTGTTCTTTGTGTGatgctgttttcagctgtgTAATGTTTGAGAACTAGCTTTTTCtctagtttttttttaagaactgggAAAGACTTTTGTGCAGACCAATCAAAACTCCTCCCTGAAGAGGGAATGTGTAATCCCATGGTGGTTTGACAATATCCTTGTCACTCCAGAGGGCTGCAAGTACAGTAAGGGAGGTAGGAGTGGGGCACTGTAACATCCTTCAAGTGCACAgaagctcctcctgccccgctcccaAGGCAGACGCCGCAGCCCGCTCCCTGCGTCAGCTCTGCCATGGGACAGAAGGAGAAGGTGCTCTTTTCCAATGTGCTCTCATGGggctttttgctgctttttaagtgAAGCTTGCAGATGTGTTTTACCAGATGGAAGGGGGTGCAGGTCCAGACTGGCTCTGGAGAAAAGGCACAAAGGGGATTAGTGTTTTGAGTCAGGAATGGGTTGGAGCAAAGAAAaattgggttggttttttttaacactctTAGTCACCAAAACTGGATTTTGGTGAAAGCAATCTGAGTGCAGTTAAAATGTCTCTGATTAGCGAGATGCTAATATTCTGTTCAGTGAACTCTAACCTGAACAGCGATTCAGTGGGGAGTGTGCAGTAATAGGATGGTTTTGTCTGTGTGGGGAGAGGGGCAAGTAAGGGATCGTCTCCTCATGAGAGTCCTCATGGGCTCTGCATACAGCCGGCCCCAAGGACTCCTCCGCATAATGAAGCACCAAGGAGCAAAGGTCCAGAGAGGCAGCTGGTATCTGCCTCCGAAGTTATCCTTCCTTTGGGGGACCGTGATCATGCTGCCAGATCCTGGGGACTGTTCAGCATCTCTAAACTTTCAGacatacttttttccttcataaaatAGTCGCTTTttgggctgggggtgggagtgTGAGAGGCTGATGGATTCTAACAAAGAGAGTAGATGTTTAATGACACGTCTGGACGTGGGACTTGTACCAACTATGCTCCTCTGAAATGTCAGAAATGCACGTGGGAGGGAAGCCCGATTCAGACTTTCAGAGCAGCTTTGTGTCTTGAGCACAGCTCTGGTAGCTGCATctagtgaaaaaggaaaagtgatgGGCACCTGTGGCATAAAGGCCAGTGCCTGTTTCCTATTCCTCAGTTTGCTTTAACCTACAGCTCCTGTATCACTTCTGCATGCCCTCAGACACATCCTCTTCTTCCACGCAGAATTTGTGGCTGGGTGGTAAAGGCAAAACTTCATCTTTTGTCTGGGATTTCCAAATGTCTGGCGGTCAGCTCAGCAGGCAAATGGCCATTGGGCTGTGTAATTGTATTCAGTACATATAGTTGTTCACTGCACATATAGCAAGTCAGTTGTTAGACTAACCGTACATTTGCTGATCAACGACATGACAGAGTCCAGCACATCTGGGGAACAGAGAAGTTTCAGTGTGAGCAAGAAAAATGGGAGCATTAATTCTGTCCCTCTGTAGAGCTGTTACTGACAGAACTTACCCCTAATTCAGAGAGAGGTTTTTATGCAGTGAGTTCTTGGGGGCAAGAAATGCCTCTGTCTTGTACAGAGCACCACCCTCTGCTCTTCTCATGGCTAGAGCTTCCAGCTTCACAGGAgtaaaaatcacaaaaccagCAGTCAGTTTATATTACACGTATCACTTCAGACGCTTCTGCTTTACGATGCTTTTGTCTCCACTGACTTTCAGCTGGAATGGTatgttctttgctgttttgtaaCGAGAGATAACTATGCTTTTGTCACATTCTTGAGTCTAGCTAATGTCCTGGTTCCCACATACTCTGCAAATGGGAACTGTGCTCTATCTCAGCCACCCAATGCTGTGTTTGTACAGGATGATTCCTAAATAAGTAGAAACTGGGTTTGCTATCAGATTTTGCTCCCTGTGCACTGTGAGTGCTGCGTCGCTGTAGATTCCCACTCACCCACAATTCTTGGCTGAAGACAGCCAGGCACACAGGCTTGTCAAAGCAAACACCGAAGTTACATTGCTATGAAACACAGGGAGAGGAAAACCGCCGTTGATTTCTTCCAGGGTATGTACCTGTAAGCCCAGCTTTCAACATTGGGGCTGCAAACACCTCCGGAAGAGCAGTTTGCCCTGCGGGCCGGCTGGCAACCACGACTTTTTTTGGCGGTAGCATCCAAAACATCCGCCACGGCCAGGTCCTTCACCGGGCCTTGCACGGCAATGACTTGTTCTTCTTGTCCtttctacaactccctgaaaggaggttgtagtgaggtgggtgttggtctcttctcccaag is a genomic window of Pelecanus crispus isolate bPelCri1 chromosome 7, bPelCri1.pri, whole genome shotgun sequence containing:
- the CCDC51 gene encoding mitochondrial potassium channel; this encodes MGPMKYKSGVSSVSCGLQYHHLLIKWSPKMNLHIVRTYCSSAPKKPEAKSAIEMAMGLLNRLTEAGTVMGKTSLQKMSATCKSWWDRYEEFVGINEVREAQGKVTEAENVFMIARGIVREARENVEAQQIKLKDIRDRLDRVSRDDTQYLELATLEHRLLQEEKRYRAAYLNAEESEREKFSLFSAAVRESHEKERTRAEKTKNWSIIGSVLGAIIGVLGSTYVNRVRLQELKVLVLEAQKGPINLQEAIKEQASSHYLQQKDLSDVIADLKNVLQTRTSQEIKEGALLTREDRNDSIKIDSLLIPLNEQLNYIKQVSSCLGNLQQQFNRLQESIAQMISEMQSVKLAVHSRPTERVMPRSSVEGKGQASAVRDVILELCDTERRLETQIKRNSIYSTAVTCAMFAITLPVLYIILKGN